A single window of Puniceicoccus vermicola DNA harbors:
- the rpsE gene encoding 30S ribosomal protein S5, translating into MRNPSNNRSPAPEPEESEFVEKVVHINRCAKVVKGGRRFSFAALVVVGDRKGKVGFGYGKAKEVPEAIRKGTEQAHKHMQPIQLKGDTIPHPVMGEADGGQVLLRPASEGTGIIAGGGVRAVLEASGIKNVLSKSLGSNNQLAMVNATMEGLLRLRTAESRKELHEAPAGV; encoded by the coding sequence ATGAGAAATCCATCCAACAACCGCTCCCCGGCACCTGAGCCGGAAGAATCAGAATTTGTCGAAAAGGTCGTCCACATTAACCGTTGCGCGAAAGTCGTAAAGGGTGGTCGCCGTTTCAGCTTTGCCGCTCTCGTCGTCGTTGGCGACCGTAAGGGCAAGGTCGGATTTGGTTATGGTAAGGCCAAGGAAGTTCCCGAAGCGATTCGCAAGGGCACTGAGCAGGCACATAAGCACATGCAACCGATCCAACTCAAGGGTGACACCATTCCTCATCCGGTCATGGGTGAAGCCGATGGAGGCCAAGTCCTCCTCCGCCCGGCCAGTGAGGGTACCGGTATTATCGCCGGTGGTGGGGTCCGCGCCGTTCTCGAAGCCTCTGGCATCAAGAATGTTCTTTCTAAATCACTCGGATCCAACAATCAGCTCGCCATGGTCAACGCGACCATGGAAGGTCTGCTTCGACTCCGCACGGCTGAAAGCCGTAAGGAACTGCACGAAGCACCGGCAGGAGTCTGA
- the rplR gene encoding 50S ribosomal protein L18 — MKLAKKKKLAQNRRWRIRKKIRGTAERPRLTVCFTNKHVYAQCIDDVAGNTLVYASSLDKNGEGTKPNVEGATALGGKVADLAKEKGIETVVFDRAGRLYHGCVKAFANAARENGLKF; from the coding sequence ATGAAACTTGCAAAGAAAAAGAAGCTCGCTCAGAACCGCCGCTGGAGAATCCGCAAAAAGATTCGTGGCACCGCCGAGCGCCCGCGCCTGACCGTCTGCTTTACCAACAAGCATGTCTATGCCCAGTGCATCGACGACGTCGCTGGCAACACACTCGTTTACGCCTCTTCCCTCGACAAAAATGGGGAAGGCACCAAGCCCAATGTTGAAGGGGCTACGGCTCTCGGTGGTAAGGTCGCAGACCTCGCCAAAGAGAAGGGCATCGAAACGGTCGTCTTCGACCGTGCCGGGCGTCTCTACCATGGCTGCGTGAAGGCTTTCGCCAACGCGGCCCGCGAAAACGGACTCAAATTTTAA
- the rplO gene encoding 50S ribosomal protein L15, giving the protein MRLHELINSNGSNRPKRRLGKGEGNGHGKTCGRGHKGSKSRSGYSIQPGFEGGQMPMYRRLPHRGFSNFKFHKGYAIVNLGDLERLADDVKEVNREVLVKAGLVRDNSLPLKVLGNGEIKSALKVSAAAFSASAKSKIEAAGGEALTD; this is encoded by the coding sequence ATGCGACTGCACGAATTGATTAACAGCAACGGTTCCAACCGTCCGAAGCGCCGCCTGGGTAAGGGTGAGGGCAACGGTCATGGAAAAACTTGCGGACGTGGACACAAGGGAAGCAAATCCCGCTCCGGTTACAGCATTCAGCCCGGCTTCGAAGGTGGGCAGATGCCGATGTATCGCCGCCTCCCGCACCGTGGATTCAGCAATTTCAAGTTCCACAAGGGTTATGCGATCGTCAACCTTGGCGACCTCGAGCGCTTGGCCGACGACGTGAAGGAAGTAAATCGTGAGGTTCTGGTGAAGGCCGGTCTCGTTCGCGACAACTCTCTTCCGCTCAAGGTTCTTGGCAATGGCGAGATCAAGTCCGCTCTCAAGGTGAGCGCTGCGGCTTTCTCCGCTTCGGCCAAGTCCAAGATTGAGGCCGCCGGTGGTGAAGCTCTGACCGATTGA
- the secY gene encoding preprotein translocase subunit SecY produces the protein MLSAFTNCLKIPELRQRIFFTLALLFIARVGANIPLPGIDPGPIKAFFADQASAGGGLIGFYNMFTGGALLNGAIFALGVMPYISASIIMQLMGAVFPALARLQQEGEVGRQKISQYTRYLTIVICVVQAVLLITALEKNPATLIGQNFNPAIYGSIVISGHLWFLISATVILTCGTVILMWLGEQITQRGIGNGISLLITVGIIADLPGAVITAFRMFNAPPGSETANLGLPHAILMIVLLLAVTAGIVAVTQAQRKIPVQYAKRVVGRKVYGGQNSFLPLKVNYSGVMPVIFASAILLFPAQILQTLEGATGMTFFGDMASFLARGTWFYYLTYGMLILVFSYFWVSLMFKPIQIADDLKKNGGFIPGVRPGEPTARFLDFVMTRLTLAGALFLTIIAVFPDLLLFVYRVPGNVAVFFGGTGMLITVGVVLDTMRQVETFLLQRHYDGFLKKGRIRGRSQQARNRQMMESLEIRDFWRVWRPLLILSSLLFILGFVAWLIR, from the coding sequence ATGTTGTCAGCCTTTACTAATTGTTTAAAGATCCCGGAACTGCGCCAGAGGATTTTCTTCACTCTCGCGCTGCTTTTCATCGCCCGTGTCGGGGCCAATATCCCTCTGCCGGGTATTGACCCTGGGCCGATCAAAGCCTTCTTCGCAGACCAAGCGTCTGCGGGTGGAGGCTTGATTGGGTTCTACAACATGTTCACCGGGGGCGCGCTTCTCAATGGCGCGATCTTCGCGTTGGGAGTGATGCCTTACATTAGTGCCTCCATCATCATGCAGTTGATGGGGGCGGTTTTCCCGGCCTTGGCCCGCCTTCAGCAGGAAGGGGAGGTCGGTCGCCAGAAGATCAGTCAGTATACGCGCTACCTGACCATCGTTATTTGTGTGGTCCAGGCTGTACTGCTGATTACCGCGTTGGAGAAAAACCCGGCTACATTGATCGGGCAGAACTTCAATCCGGCGATTTATGGGAGTATCGTCATTTCGGGCCACTTATGGTTCCTGATCTCCGCAACGGTCATTTTGACCTGCGGAACGGTGATCTTGATGTGGCTCGGTGAGCAGATTACCCAGCGCGGAATCGGGAATGGGATTTCCCTTTTGATTACGGTCGGGATTATTGCCGACCTTCCGGGGGCCGTGATTACGGCTTTCCGTATGTTCAACGCTCCTCCGGGGAGTGAGACGGCTAACCTGGGTCTGCCGCACGCCATTTTGATGATCGTCCTTCTTCTCGCGGTGACCGCGGGGATCGTGGCCGTGACTCAGGCACAACGAAAGATTCCGGTCCAATACGCAAAGCGCGTTGTGGGCCGTAAGGTCTATGGAGGACAGAATTCCTTCCTGCCCCTCAAGGTTAACTATTCCGGAGTGATGCCGGTTATTTTCGCCAGTGCGATCCTTCTTTTCCCTGCACAGATTTTGCAGACGTTGGAAGGTGCCACCGGAATGACTTTCTTCGGGGATATGGCAAGTTTCCTCGCCCGTGGTACTTGGTTCTACTACCTGACTTACGGGATGTTGATTCTCGTCTTCAGCTATTTCTGGGTTTCGCTGATGTTCAAGCCGATTCAGATTGCCGATGACCTGAAGAAAAATGGTGGGTTTATTCCCGGTGTTCGTCCCGGCGAGCCTACGGCCCGCTTCCTTGACTTCGTGATGACGCGCCTGACTTTGGCTGGAGCTTTGTTCCTGACCATTATCGCCGTCTTCCCGGACCTTCTCCTGTTTGTCTATCGGGTTCCCGGTAATGTCGCCGTTTTCTTCGGTGGCACCGGAATGCTGATTACCGTAGGGGTCGTTCTCGACACCATGCGTCAAGTGGAGACTTTCCTCCTGCAGCGTCACTACGACGGTTTCCTCAAGAAGGGCCGTATCCGCGGTCGCAGCCAGCAGGCACGTAATCGTCAAATGATGGAATCCCTCGAGATTCGCGATTTCTGGCGGGTCTGGCGTCCACTTTTGATTCTATCGTCCCTTCTTTTCATCCTGGGCTTTGTCGCCTGGTTGATCCGCTAA